The following are from one region of the Ignavibacteriota bacterium genome:
- a CDS encoding T9SS type A sorting domain-containing protein: MKKHLLLFLLVLSFNHFSRAQWVSLTENSIPDSPPVVKIISDDRSETILKVDLSGFRIREFNSESKTYQSIELGSLGISNEIGLPEIPHIAKLLAIPDQGSISFEVIEISNIQKVESINIPPVRENWSEGKPETQFVENFAAYNSDNIYPSEFVRIEDPVIFRDFRIARVSIFPIRYSPAKKEIEALTSITVKIKYGDGVGVNPKLSPQKPISPSFDRLYRSIIFNYQQVLQREYNGDVLGIDKMICFMPDSFVTSFQPYADWNHKTGTFIKVVKFSEIGATGSNPVPIKNYITTAYSTWPAPPTHILIVGDNGVAPHQNITLDGWTFPYDDYFVQITGSDFFPEMLIGRFTNQGSSKLRNIRNKLINYEKVPYTADPNWFRKALVCSNNAYESQIQTKRFTAQIMLTSGNFISVDSMYNGYPCPGNVTTISNMINAGRGWLNYRGEGWYTQWWADCFPYSTSEVNALTNGQKNTFVTSIGCGVANWTAGGNNSFGEAWLEIGDENSPRGACSFIGPTSNTHTAYNNQLDKGIYVGMFNEGLESPGEALLRGKFYMYEVFGGTDPYVGYHYRIYNILGDPSLHIWKDTPKNINVSYTDTIAIGSSHPQITVTYAGSGLPVANLLVCISGADVYVVGITSANGTLMLDVTTSVIGSLNITASGGNVIPFEGTIQVVENINNTFQLSVSVNNGWNMVSVPGTNPNGMGVANWWPGRVGEVYKYNAGYQTVTTATPGIGYWMKNNGAQTYNTGDEWPAGGLQVVAHDPLTGAIGWNMIGGYELIVTAANVSTNPPGLQSGPIYKYSGGYSVATTIDPGFGYWIKLTGAGQIIIPESFAKDSKPVEYFPENWGRIVITDAAGVSYTLYAVNGQVDLRQYELPPAPPAGMYDFRYESGRIAEDLSSSVKTIEMSGVVYPLTVRVEGMDIRLMDESGKKLNENLKDGESIEISESTIEKLMVSGELLPTVYSLEQNYPNPFNPSTMIEFSLPEMANVKLSIYNALGEKVAELVNTSLQAGRYQYNWNASGVATGMYIYELRTEKFCAIKKMILLK, encoded by the coding sequence ATGAAAAAACATCTACTGCTGTTTTTACTCGTTTTGTCTTTCAATCACTTCTCCCGTGCACAATGGGTTTCGCTCACTGAAAATTCAATTCCTGATTCACCACCAGTTGTGAAAATAATTAGTGATGATCGATCCGAAACAATCTTAAAAGTCGATCTTTCTGGTTTCAGGATCAGAGAGTTCAATTCAGAAAGTAAAACGTATCAATCAATTGAACTTGGTTCTCTTGGAATATCGAATGAAATTGGCTTACCGGAAATCCCGCACATAGCTAAATTATTAGCGATACCAGATCAAGGTTCAATTAGTTTTGAAGTCATTGAAATAAGTAATATTCAAAAAGTTGAAAGTATTAATATTCCGCCTGTCAGAGAAAACTGGTCAGAAGGAAAACCTGAAACTCAATTTGTAGAAAATTTTGCTGCTTATAACTCAGATAATATTTATCCTTCTGAATTTGTCCGAATAGAAGACCCTGTAATTTTCAGAGATTTTCGTATTGCGCGCGTATCAATTTTTCCTATAAGATATTCACCTGCAAAAAAAGAAATTGAAGCACTGACTTCTATTACTGTTAAAATTAAGTATGGTGATGGTGTAGGTGTAAATCCAAAACTGAGTCCACAAAAACCAATATCTCCATCTTTCGATCGTTTGTATAGAAGTATAATTTTTAATTACCAGCAAGTTTTGCAAAGAGAGTACAATGGGGACGTTCTGGGAATTGATAAAATGATTTGCTTCATGCCGGATTCTTTTGTCACAAGTTTTCAACCTTATGCTGATTGGAACCATAAAACAGGAACATTTATAAAAGTAGTCAAATTCAGTGAGATTGGTGCAACAGGATCTAATCCTGTTCCGATTAAGAATTATATCACAACCGCATATAGCACATGGCCTGCTCCGCCAACTCATATCTTAATCGTTGGTGATAATGGAGTTGCACCGCATCAAAATATAACTTTAGATGGCTGGACATTTCCATACGACGATTATTTCGTACAAATTACAGGCAGCGATTTTTTCCCGGAAATGTTAATTGGAAGGTTTACTAATCAGGGCAGCAGCAAGTTGCGTAACATAAGAAATAAATTAATAAATTATGAAAAAGTACCTTATACAGCTGATCCAAATTGGTTCAGGAAAGCACTTGTCTGTTCAAACAATGCTTACGAATCTCAGATACAAACGAAAAGATTTACGGCTCAAATAATGTTGACAAGCGGAAATTTTATTTCCGTAGATTCCATGTATAACGGTTACCCCTGTCCCGGAAATGTAACAACTATTTCCAATATGATTAATGCCGGGCGAGGATGGTTAAATTACAGAGGTGAAGGATGGTACACTCAATGGTGGGCTGATTGTTTTCCATATAGTACATCCGAAGTTAATGCGTTAACAAACGGACAAAAAAATACTTTTGTCACAAGCATTGGATGTGGAGTTGCAAACTGGACTGCAGGCGGTAATAATAGTTTTGGTGAAGCCTGGTTGGAAATCGGTGATGAAAACTCTCCTAGAGGTGCCTGCAGTTTTATTGGACCAACTTCTAATACCCATACAGCCTATAATAATCAGCTTGATAAAGGAATTTATGTGGGAATGTTTAATGAAGGATTAGAAAGTCCCGGTGAAGCACTTCTTCGTGGCAAATTTTATATGTACGAAGTTTTCGGAGGAACGGATCCCTATGTTGGTTATCATTATCGGATTTATAACATACTTGGCGACCCCAGCCTGCACATTTGGAAAGATACACCGAAAAACATAAATGTGAGTTATACTGATACTATAGCAATTGGATCAAGTCATCCGCAAATAACAGTTACTTATGCAGGAAGTGGTTTACCTGTTGCAAATTTATTAGTCTGTATTTCGGGTGCAGATGTTTACGTAGTTGGAATTACATCAGCTAACGGTACTTTGATGCTTGATGTTACCACTTCAGTTATAGGTTCATTAAATATTACTGCAAGCGGAGGAAATGTAATCCCATTTGAAGGTACTATTCAGGTTGTTGAGAATATTAATAATACTTTTCAGTTAAGTGTATCAGTGAACAATGGCTGGAATATGGTATCAGTACCGGGAACAAATCCGAATGGAATGGGAGTAGCAAATTGGTGGCCAGGCAGAGTTGGAGAAGTTTATAAATATAATGCTGGATATCAAACAGTAACCACAGCAACACCTGGAATAGGATACTGGATGAAGAATAACGGAGCTCAGACTTATAATACAGGAGATGAATGGCCAGCAGGTGGATTGCAAGTAGTTGCACACGATCCATTAACAGGAGCTATTGGCTGGAATATGATTGGCGGATATGAATTGATTGTAACAGCAGCGAACGTATCAACAAATCCACCAGGACTACAGAGTGGTCCGATCTACAAATATTCAGGTGGATATTCTGTAGCAACAACAATAGATCCAGGATTTGGTTACTGGATAAAGTTGACAGGCGCAGGACAGATAATCATACCAGAATCGTTTGCTAAAGACAGCAAACCAGTAGAATACTTCCCTGAGAACTGGGGAAGAATAGTGATAACAGATGCAGCAGGAGTAAGCTACACACTGTATGCAGTGAATGGACAGGTTGACTTAAGACAGTATGAATTACCACCAGCACCACCAGCAGGAATGTATGACTTCAGATACGAGAGTGGAAGAATAGCCGAAGACCTGAGCAGCTCAGTGAAGACGATAGAGATGAGCGGAGTAGTATATCCATTGACAGTAAGAGTAGAAGGAATGGATATCAGGTTGATGGATGAGAGCGGCAAGAAGCTGAATGAAAATCTGAAGGATGGAGAATCAATAGAAATCAGTGAATCAACGATAGAGAAGCTGATGGTATCAGGAGAACTGTTACCGACAGTATATTCACTTGAACAGAACTATCCGAATCCATTCAACCCAAGCACGATGATCGAGTTCTCATTGCCGGAGATGGCAAATGTAAAACTAAGTATCTACAATGCATTGGGAGAAAAAGTAGCAGAACTTGTAAACACATCACTACAAGCCGGAAGATATCAATACAACTGGAATGCAAGTGGAGTAGCAACAGGAATGTATATATATGAATTAAGAACTGAAAAGTTTTGCGCAATAAAGAAGATGATACTTCTTAAATAA
- a CDS encoding T9SS type A sorting domain-containing protein yields MYKFYFFNFIILSFLSISIYSQNYHSQKIKVSQFNNKTAGVILYEQMNNFGSNSITSQNFDTTYNVYDNQIADDFIIPVGDDSWTIESIDVSGVYFNGTGPANSVNIWFYNDSLGFPGSIQASRSDIVPSAGISTGSFVINLISPITLPPGVYWLSVQTNMDSAVGQWGWTEQLQSSTESVWQNPGGGWINSCTSWGYRLTNCNVGSTPYYDMSFRLNGYKGDPCPVEPASNPNPPDLQANIQVSGINLGWNNGAATDFVEVWFGPDNRLLKLYDGPIISSWPLGTLNYATQYGWYIVSKDDTCEVQSPLWTFTTVQDTNIIIDTMDVYPQNLNNWTGTCNTSSKTQISLVNSYNTELGWMAFDISAIPNNVTINSVIFNGYLYENSWPYWSITPMGNVNPITDPASTIFNQVSTHSGQGIAYSYNLESGNLNNNWITRTLGSTVTVDLQNALSKNWFAIGIVDFDFSTNYFVKFHGWAEANKPYLRVIYSFLGVTTFQLSLDIENGWNMISIPGLLPGAQNVDSWWSHRDPAANVWRYVPGTGYFSTTNLIPGKGYWMKNLGSNTYNTGDEWPAEGIRIVRHDPINASNGWNIFGAYEEIVPAAGLTTIPPGLINGPVYGYSGGYFTTSNLEPGNGYWIKLSGDGQIIIPDASLKSNNEIIEWFKDDWGRITFIDAAGKNFTLYSVNGDVDLNLYELPPLPPAGSFDIRFGSGRIAEDINNSMQTIDMAGVTYPLTVRAEGMGIRLTDESGKNLNITLKDGEDLVIDNPILNKLLVSVEFLPTVYSLEQNYPNPFNPSTVIGFSLPEEVANANLSIYNSLGEKVAELVNTSLQAGKYQYNWNASGVATGMYIYELRADNFVSVKKMLLIK; encoded by the coding sequence GTGTATAAATTTTACTTTTTTAATTTTATTATTTTAAGTTTTTTATCAATCTCAATTTATTCTCAGAATTATCATTCACAAAAGATCAAAGTCAGTCAGTTCAACAATAAAACTGCAGGAGTTATTCTTTATGAACAAATGAATAACTTTGGCTCCAATAGTATAACATCTCAAAATTTTGATACAACTTACAACGTATATGATAACCAGATCGCTGATGATTTTATTATTCCAGTTGGAGATGATAGCTGGACTATAGAATCAATAGACGTATCCGGAGTTTACTTTAATGGAACAGGTCCCGCTAATTCAGTTAATATTTGGTTTTATAATGATAGTCTTGGTTTTCCAGGTTCTATTCAAGCTAGCAGATCAGATATTGTTCCATCAGCAGGTATTTCAACGGGTTCATTTGTAATAAATCTAATTTCACCAATAACATTACCGCCTGGTGTATATTGGTTATCAGTTCAAACTAATATGGATTCAGCAGTTGGACAATGGGGTTGGACGGAACAATTACAGAGCAGCACAGAATCTGTTTGGCAGAATCCCGGTGGAGGCTGGATTAATTCTTGTACTTCATGGGGATATAGATTAACAAATTGTAATGTTGGATCTACACCATATTATGATATGTCTTTTCGACTTAATGGATATAAAGGTGATCCTTGCCCGGTTGAACCAGCTTCAAATCCAAATCCACCAGACTTACAAGCTAATATCCAGGTTTCAGGAATTAATCTTGGCTGGAACAATGGTGCAGCAACAGATTTCGTTGAAGTTTGGTTTGGACCTGATAACAGATTACTCAAGCTTTATGACGGACCCATTATATCTTCCTGGCCGCTTGGAACTTTGAACTATGCTACTCAATATGGTTGGTACATCGTAAGCAAAGATGATACTTGCGAAGTTCAAAGTCCTCTCTGGACATTTACTACAGTTCAGGATACCAATATAATTATTGATACTATGGATGTGTACCCGCAAAATTTAAACAACTGGACCGGAACCTGTAATACATCAAGCAAGACACAGATAAGTTTGGTCAATAGTTATAACACTGAGCTTGGATGGATGGCATTTGATATAAGTGCTATTCCTAATAATGTAACTATAAACTCTGTGATATTTAATGGTTACCTATATGAAAATAGCTGGCCTTATTGGTCAATAACTCCAATGGGAAATGTCAATCCGATAACTGATCCTGCATCAACAATTTTTAATCAGGTAAGTACTCATTCAGGTCAAGGTATTGCGTACAGCTATAACCTTGAATCAGGTAATTTAAATAATAATTGGATCACACGAACTTTAGGCTCAACGGTTACGGTAGATTTACAAAATGCATTATCAAAAAATTGGTTCGCAATAGGAATTGTTGATTTTGATTTTAGTACTAACTACTTCGTAAAATTCCATGGATGGGCAGAAGCTAACAAACCCTATTTGAGAGTAATATATTCTTTTCTTGGTGTTACAACTTTTCAGCTATCATTGGATATTGAAAATGGATGGAATATGATTTCAATACCTGGATTGCTTCCTGGTGCACAAAACGTGGATAGCTGGTGGTCACACAGAGATCCGGCGGCAAACGTCTGGAGATATGTTCCTGGTACAGGATATTTTTCTACGACTAATTTGATTCCAGGAAAAGGTTACTGGATGAAAAACCTTGGTTCAAACACTTATAATACTGGTGATGAATGGCCGGCTGAAGGAATACGAATCGTGCGTCATGATCCAATCAACGCTTCAAATGGTTGGAATATATTCGGGGCTTATGAAGAAATTGTTCCTGCTGCAGGTTTAACAACAATCCCGCCCGGATTAATAAATGGACCAGTCTATGGTTATTCTGGCGGCTATTTTACAACATCAAATTTAGAACCCGGAAATGGTTACTGGATAAAACTTTCAGGAGATGGGCAAATAATTATTCCTGATGCTTCATTAAAAAGTAATAATGAAATTATAGAATGGTTTAAAGATGATTGGGGAAGAATTACTTTTATCGATGCAGCCGGGAAAAATTTTACATTGTATTCTGTAAACGGTGATGTTGATCTGAACCTTTACGAACTACCACCGTTACCTCCAGCCGGTTCATTTGATATTCGATTTGGAAGCGGAAGGATAGCGGAGGATATCAACAATTCAATGCAGACGATAGATATGGCAGGAGTAACATATCCTTTAACAGTGCGAGCAGAAGGCATGGGTATCAGGTTGACGGATGAGAGTGGAAAGAATTTAAATATAACTCTGAAAGATGGAGAAGATCTAGTAATCGATAATCCGATATTGAATAAACTTTTGGTGTCGGTTGAATTTTTGCCGACTGTGTACTCACTCGAACAGAACTACCCCAATCCATTCAATCCAAGTACGGTTATCGGGTTCTCTCTGCCTGAAGAAGTTGCAAATGCAAACTTATCGATTTACAATTCATTAGGAGAAAAGGTTGCAGAGTTGGTTAACACATCACTGCAAGCCGGAAAATATCAATACAACTGGAATGCAAGTGGAGTGGCAACAGGCATGTATATCTATGAATTAAGAGCTGATAACTTTGTTTCAGTTAAGAAGATGTTGTTAATAAAATAA
- a CDS encoding T9SS type A sorting domain-containing protein, whose product MFKNILNFTLSAVLLVSFLFVQDVFAQASGYGFTQTAGTYTPISGGTVLWSGVFDDNFSTAVTMPSFTFSGTAYTTIYITANGYATLGSVSLGYTPISSTAVAPGVFAPFGRDLQNAASGVPEVRYETVGSEFVVQWQDVRRYSVTGEIFSFQLRLNSSDNSIKFVYGGTITPGANATYPQIGLRGATNTDFNNRSILTGGGSWINSVAGATNTATMFFNSSDPTTVPASGLTFTFTAPLILNPTGVTATPMSSSQIDVAFTPYAGNNVVMVFNTTGVFTTPSGAPPAPGTPFAGGTLLYNGLTSPYSHTSLTPATTYYYRLFSYGGGNYSVGVQTSATTFCLPVTSFPWTEGFESVTIPAIPNCWFKQNGDWVTTNNSNSTFDADARTGAQFLRESYGATNEFIWSPGFQLTAGTSYDFSFYWAGDTYDDWTGDVFYNTIQDSTGATQLGTSFVISTDLTTKNYQLEIYTFVPSVTGTYYFAIRVNASSVPWYLSFDDFRFEPTPACPMPTGITATGLTNVSANIGWNGAATVDIDYGTPGHPAGTGTVVSDVTTNPYTISGLSAYTTYDVYVRQKCGVGNYSAWAGPTSFTTQINPLSVPYTQSFDIATFPPGWFQSNSNWSVATTALAGGTPNEMMATWFSFVGQTRLIVGPINTSGMSSLKLAFKQLFDDYGAGITFKIQSSTDATTWTDESYSFVSGGGNVGPETVNTTISNNLGSITYIAWVLDGDHFQYDYYYIDDVAVTIPLPNDVGTFSIDVASNLVPGSVTPQATVKNFGTSTNTFNVQMNITGGYTSTKTVTSLAPGASQQVTFDSWNASLGQYTVKVFTQLGTDGDASNDTLYKNVGVYPGSWAGGSTFPDGTYLGTGVAANGILYSLGGNTNSGLGTECYKYDVAANTWSPIASLPAGRVVLGSATVGNFVYAVAGADMVSGTYINTIYKYDISANTWSTVAPLPTALGWVKAVGYNNKIYVAGGVAVGSIVVSSVYVYDVGTDTWATATSMPLARFGGAFSVTGNKLVYVGGADLTSIYNTVFVGTIDGGNPALITWTTMANPYPGIQKQVYSEYTGRLNELLKPNTSTKDHRSPEAAVYPPGTMYRFDGAPWGTDQIIVANGSPTVDWIPADPNPTYTYNPTSDTWTQQADVPYPVLGASLGTVNSGSVWKLIVASGYTGSVVSDSTQIYTVNLGGSSTFQLSINLLNGWNMVSVPGTNPDGMGVANWWPGRVGDVYKYNAGYQTVTTATPGVGYWMKNNGAQTYNTGDEWPAGGLQVVAHTPLTAAIGWNMIGGYEIAATASLVTTVPSGLQSGPIYKYSGGYSAAATIDPGFGYWIKLTGAGQIIIPESFAKDSKPVEYFPENWGRIVITDAAGVSYTLYAVNGQVDLSQYELPPAPPAGMYDFRYTSGRIAEDLSSSVKTIEMSGVVYPLTVRVEGMDIRLMDESGKKLNENLKDGESIEISESTIEKLMVSGELLPTVYSLEQNYPNPFNPSTMIEFSLPEMANVKLSIYNALGEKVAELVNTSLQAGKYQYNWNASGVATGMYIYELRTDNFVSVKKMLLLK is encoded by the coding sequence ATGTTTAAAAATATTTTAAACTTTACTTTATCTGCTGTCTTGCTTGTTTCCTTTTTGTTTGTGCAGGATGTTTTTGCACAAGCATCAGGTTATGGTTTTACACAGACAGCAGGAACTTATACCCCGATCTCCGGCGGTACAGTTCTTTGGTCGGGAGTATTTGATGATAACTTTTCAACTGCCGTTACAATGCCATCTTTTACCTTCAGTGGAACGGCATACACAACAATTTATATTACTGCTAATGGTTATGCTACTTTAGGAAGTGTAAGCTTGGGTTACACACCAATAAGCAGTACCGCTGTTGCACCCGGTGTATTTGCACCTTTTGGAAGAGACTTGCAAAATGCTGCATCAGGTGTACCAGAAGTAAGGTATGAAACTGTTGGCAGTGAGTTCGTAGTGCAATGGCAGGATGTTAGAAGATATAGCGTTACCGGTGAAATATTTAGTTTTCAATTGAGACTGAATTCATCTGATAACTCAATTAAATTTGTATATGGCGGGACAATAACTCCGGGAGCTAATGCAACATATCCTCAGATCGGCTTAAGAGGTGCAACCAATACAGATTTTAATAACAGATCTATTCTTACTGGCGGTGGGTCGTGGATTAATTCTGTTGCTGGTGCAACTAATACAGCAACAATGTTTTTTAATTCTTCTGATCCAACAACTGTTCCAGCGAGCGGACTGACTTTCACATTTACAGCACCATTAATACTTAATCCTACGGGTGTTACAGCAACACCAATGAGCAGCAGTCAGATAGATGTTGCGTTTACGCCGTATGCAGGGAATAATGTAGTTATGGTATTTAACACTACTGGTGTATTTACTACTCCTTCTGGAGCACCACCAGCACCTGGAACACCTTTTGCCGGCGGTACATTATTGTATAATGGGTTGACGTCACCATATTCACACACTTCTTTGACTCCGGCAACAACATATTATTACAGATTATTTAGCTACGGTGGTGGTAATTATTCTGTTGGTGTTCAAACAAGTGCAACAACGTTTTGTTTACCTGTTACTTCATTTCCCTGGACTGAAGGTTTCGAGAGTGTTACAATACCAGCGATTCCAAACTGCTGGTTTAAACAGAATGGGGATTGGGTAACAACGAACAACTCAAACTCGACTTTTGACGCCGATGCAAGGACTGGAGCTCAGTTTTTGCGCGAGTCTTATGGAGCTACAAATGAATTTATCTGGTCACCGGGGTTCCAACTAACCGCCGGTACTTCTTATGACTTTTCTTTTTACTGGGCAGGCGATACATATGATGATTGGACTGGTGATGTATTCTATAACACCATTCAGGATTCAACAGGTGCGACTCAATTAGGAACTTCTTTTGTTATAAGTACTGATTTAACAACAAAAAATTATCAACTGGAGATTTATACTTTTGTACCATCAGTTACCGGTACATATTATTTTGCAATAAGAGTTAATGCATCAAGTGTACCATGGTATTTAAGTTTTGATGATTTCAGATTTGAACCAACACCTGCTTGCCCTATGCCGACTGGTATAACCGCAACCGGATTAACAAATGTATCAGCAAATATTGGCTGGAACGGCGCTGCAACAGTTGACATTGATTATGGAACTCCCGGTCATCCGGCTGGAACCGGAACGGTTGTAAGTGATGTAACAACAAATCCGTACACGATTAGTGGTCTTTCTGCATATACAACTTATGATGTATATGTAAGACAAAAATGCGGAGTAGGAAATTACAGCGCCTGGGCAGGACCTACCTCATTTACAACACAAATTAATCCGTTAAGTGTACCTTATACTCAAAGCTTTGATATTGCTACATTCCCACCAGGATGGTTTCAGTCAAATTCTAACTGGTCTGTAGCAACAACAGCTCTTGCAGGCGGAACACCAAACGAAATGATGGCAACATGGTTTAGTTTTGTTGGTCAAACAAGATTAATCGTTGGTCCGATCAATACATCTGGAATGTCAAGTCTTAAACTTGCCTTCAAACAGTTGTTTGATGATTACGGGGCTGGTATTACATTTAAGATACAATCAAGTACTGATGCTACAACCTGGACAGATGAATCTTACAGCTTTGTATCTGGCGGTGGCAATGTCGGACCTGAAACTGTAAATACTACGATTTCAAATAACCTTGGTTCAATAACATATATTGCATGGGTATTAGATGGAGATCATTTCCAATATGATTATTATTATATTGATGATGTAGCTGTAACCATACCATTACCAAATGACGTTGGTACTTTCTCAATTGATGTAGCTTCGAATCTTGTACCTGGTTCAGTTACACCACAAGCTACAGTAAAGAATTTTGGAACAAGCACTAACACATTTAATGTTCAGATGAATATTACAGGTGGTTACACATCCACAAAGACAGTAACAAGTCTTGCACCTGGTGCAAGTCAGCAAGTAACATTTGATAGCTGGAACGCATCATTAGGTCAATACACAGTAAAGGTATTTACTCAGTTAGGAACTGATGGTGATGCTTCAAATGATACATTATATAAAAATGTTGGAGTTTATCCTGGTTCATGGGCAGGCGGAAGTACATTCCCGGATGGTACTTATTTAGGCACTGGTGTAGCTGCTAACGGTATTCTTTACAGTTTAGGCGGTAACACAAACTCCGGTCTTGGAACTGAATGCTACAAATACGATGTAGCTGCAAATACCTGGTCTCCGATAGCTTCATTACCAGCAGGCAGAGTTGTTTTAGGTTCTGCTACAGTTGGTAATTTTGTTTATGCTGTTGCAGGTGCAGATATGGTTTCAGGTACATATATAAACACAATTTATAAATATGATATATCCGCAAACACCTGGTCAACCGTTGCTCCATTACCAACAGCACTTGGTTGGGTTAAAGCGGTTGGATATAACAATAAGATATATGTTGCTGGAGGAGTGGCTGTAGGTAGTATAGTAGTCTCTTCAGTATATGTTTATGATGTTGGTACTGATACCTGGGCTACAGCTACATCAATGCCTCTTGCAAGATTTGGTGGTGCATTCTCGGTAACCGGTAACAAACTGGTTTACGTTGGCGGTGCAGATTTAACATCAATTTATAACACCGTATTTGTTGGAACAATTGATGGTGGAAATCCAGCACTTATAACCTGGACTACAATGGCTAATCCGTATCCGGGTATTCAGAAACAAGTATATTCTGAATATACTGGCAGGCTGAATGAACTGTTAAAGCCTAATACGTCCACAAAGGATCATCGTTCACCCGAAGCAGCGGTTTATCCTCCAGGTACTATGTATAGATTCGATGGTGCGCCTTGGGGAACAGATCAAATCATAGTTGCAAACGGTAGTCCTACTGTAGATTGGATACCTGCTGATCCTAACCCAACATATACTTACAATCCAACTTCAGATACATGGACTCAGCAAGCAGATGTTCCTTACCCCGTTCTAGGCGCTTCGCTTGGAACAGTAAATAGTGGCTCAGTATGGAAACTTATTGTTGCTTCAGGATATACTGGTTCAGTAGTATCTGATTCAACTCAGATTTATACTGTTAATTTAGGTGGCTCCTCAACCTTCCAGTTATCTATAAACTTATTAAATGGCTGGAATATGGTATCAGTACCGGGAACAAATCCTGATGGAATGGGAGTAGCAAATTGGTGGCCAGGCAGAGTTGGAGACGTTTATAAATATAATGCTGGTTATCAAACAGTAACCACAGCAACACCTGGAGTAGGATACTGGATGAAAAATAACGGAGCTCAGACTTATAATACAGGAGATGAATGGCCAGCAGGTGGATTGCAAGTAGTTGCACACACACCATTAACAGCAGCTATTGGCTGGAATATGATTGGTGGCTATGAGATAGCAGCAACAGCATCACTTGTAACAACCGTACCATCCGGACTACAGAGTGGACCAATCTATAAATACTCAGGTGGATATTCAGCAGCAGCAACGATAGATCCGGGATTTGGTTACTGGATAAAGTTGACAGGCGCAGGACAGATAATAATACCAGAATCGTTTGCTAAAGACAGCAAACCAGTAGAATACTTCCCTGAGAACTGGGGAAGAATAGTGATAACAGATGCAGCAGGAGTGAGCTACACACTGTATGCAGTAAATGGACAGGTTGACTTAAGTCAGTATGAATTACCACCAGCACCACCAGCAGGAATGTATGACTTCAGATACACGAGTGGAAGAATAGCCGAAGACCTGAGCAGTTCAGTAAAGACGATTGAGATGAGCGGAGTAGTATATCCATTAACAGTAAGAGTAGAGGGAATGGATATCAGGTTGATGGATGAGAGCGGCAAGAAGCTGAATGAAAATCTGAAGGATGGAGAATCAATAGAAATCAGTGAATCAACGATAGAGAAACTGATGGTATCGGGAGAACTGTTACCGACAGTATATTCACTTGAACAGAACTATCCGAATCCATTCAACCCAAGCACGATGATCGAGTTCTCGTTGCCGGAGATGGCAAATGTAAAACTCAGTATCTACAATGCATTGGGAGAAAAGGTAGCAGAACTAGTAAACACATCATTGCAAGCCGGAAAATATCAATACAACTGGAATGCAAGTGGAGTGGCAACAGGAATGTATATCTATGAATTAAGGACAGATAATTTTGTATCAGTGAAGAAGATGTTGTTGTTGAAGTAA